The following are encoded in a window of Acidobacteriota bacterium genomic DNA:
- a CDS encoding helix-turn-helix transcriptional regulator — translation MQLDRRGRIMAVNDRAGGILRRGDGLADRNGMLRARAPEEQVRLERLVGDALPTSGAVAVSGAMLVRRSAVSPPFAVHVKPVSVAQPDYGARHVAALVLIVEPAHHQRVDPGLVATTLGLTPGESRVAVWLAEGKSVRDMAEATGHTQGAIYWHLKEIYRKQSISRQVDLVRLVLSLAEFGDRSDPPIPGDERLRQRRLPR, via the coding sequence GTGCAACTGGACCGGCGCGGGCGGATCATGGCGGTCAACGATCGCGCCGGCGGCATCCTGCGGCGTGGCGATGGGTTGGCAGATCGCAACGGAATGCTGCGCGCCCGCGCGCCGGAGGAACAGGTCCGTCTCGAGCGACTGGTGGGCGACGCGCTGCCGACTTCCGGCGCGGTCGCGGTCAGCGGCGCCATGCTGGTCCGCCGCTCGGCCGTGTCGCCGCCGTTCGCGGTGCACGTCAAGCCGGTGAGCGTCGCGCAACCGGACTACGGCGCGCGGCACGTCGCCGCGCTGGTGCTGATTGTCGAGCCGGCACACCACCAGCGTGTCGATCCGGGCCTGGTGGCCACGACCCTGGGTCTGACGCCCGGGGAGAGTCGGGTGGCGGTCTGGTTGGCGGAAGGCAAGAGCGTGCGGGACATGGCCGAGGCGACCGGACACACGCAAGGCGCCATCTACTGGCACCTGAAGGAGATCTACCGGAAGCAATCCATCTCGCGGCAGGTGGACCTGGTGCGGTTGGTGCTGTCGCTCGCCGAGTTCGGCGATCGGTCGGACCCCCCAATCCCCGGTGACGAGCGTCTCCGGCAACGCCGCCTTCCGCGGTAG
- a CDS encoding xanthine dehydrogenase family protein molybdopterin-binding subunit, with amino-acid sequence MRKWTRRAFIGAGSLVGGGFVLGVAGVAFAPGRHGVVSADAIDKGELTTWITVTPDNFVTILVPHCEMGQGPQTGLAMMAAEEMEADWERVRIEEAPALDAYANAYMLRAFTGESMPAPLGRAVDYGAYRLARWFGTQATGGSLAVRGTGYGMRIAGAAAREMLLAAAAERFGVPAAECAAARSHVAHAPTGRRASFGELARAAAAIGVPSNPALKDPDTYTIRRTAKPRFDIPPKVDGGVRYGIDFTLPGMLHAAVDIAPVQGGRLISVDPAPAKSMPGVEAVVELEEAVAVVADSYWRARKALAALEPAYDDAGHGDVSSASIFAAFDEALGAAPQMPAEAARVITADYRVPFLAHATMEPMACTVRVEGERAEVWAGTQDPLNARSVAASALDFDTDRAHLTNLMLGGGYGRRLPFCFDYVDLAARIAKAMSPVPVKLVWSRENDIQHDYYRPAAMCRYAGALDADGRPLAVGAHYAGGGDRESLFMPYAIADQRFDARNVAHHIREGAWRSVLNSQHGFFKESFIDELAHAAGRDPYAFRRDLMDEHPRFRAALDRAAEMAGWGGPLPEGEGRGIAIAESFGSIVAQVAHVAVSPAGRLRVRNVHAAVDCGDVVNTDGAAAQIEGGVVFGLSAAMVGEITIEGGRVVESNFGDHRMIRMVDAPDVQVAFIRSGERLGGLGEPGVPPVAPAVTNAIFAATGIRVRNLPIKNRDLSRTGESAP; translated from the coding sequence ATGCGTAAGTGGACGCGACGCGCCTTCATCGGTGCCGGGAGCCTCGTGGGCGGCGGTTTCGTCCTCGGCGTCGCCGGCGTGGCGTTCGCGCCGGGCCGCCACGGCGTCGTCTCGGCGGATGCAATCGACAAGGGCGAGCTGACGACCTGGATCACGGTCACCCCCGACAATTTCGTCACCATCCTGGTTCCGCACTGCGAGATGGGGCAGGGACCGCAGACCGGGCTCGCCATGATGGCGGCCGAAGAGATGGAGGCCGACTGGGAACGGGTACGCATCGAGGAGGCGCCCGCCCTCGACGCGTACGCCAACGCCTACATGCTGCGCGCGTTCACGGGCGAGTCGATGCCGGCGCCGCTGGGGCGCGCCGTCGACTACGGCGCCTACCGGCTCGCGCGCTGGTTCGGCACGCAGGCGACCGGCGGGTCGCTGGCGGTGCGGGGCACCGGCTACGGCATGCGCATCGCGGGCGCGGCGGCGCGGGAGATGCTGCTCGCGGCGGCGGCGGAGCGCTTCGGCGTCCCGGCCGCGGAGTGCGCCGCGGCCCGGTCCCACGTCGCGCACGCGCCGACCGGACGGCGGGCGAGCTTCGGCGAGCTGGCGAGGGCCGCGGCGGCAATCGGGGTCCCGTCGAACCCGGCGCTGAAGGATCCGGACACCTACACCATCCGGCGCACCGCGAAGCCGCGCTTCGACATCCCGCCGAAGGTCGACGGCGGCGTTCGCTACGGCATCGACTTCACCTTGCCCGGCATGCTCCACGCGGCGGTCGACATCGCGCCGGTGCAGGGCGGCAGGCTGATATCGGTCGACCCGGCGCCGGCGAAGTCGATGCCCGGCGTGGAGGCGGTCGTGGAACTGGAGGAGGCGGTCGCCGTCGTCGCCGACAGCTACTGGCGCGCCCGCAAGGCGCTCGCGGCACTGGAGCCGGCGTACGACGATGCCGGCCACGGCGACGTCTCCAGTGCGTCCATCTTCGCGGCGTTCGACGAAGCACTCGGCGCCGCCCCACAGATGCCGGCGGAGGCCGCCAGGGTCATCACGGCCGACTACCGCGTCCCCTTTCTCGCCCACGCCACGATGGAGCCGATGGCGTGCACCGTGCGGGTCGAGGGTGAACGTGCCGAGGTGTGGGCGGGGACCCAGGATCCGCTGAACGCGCGCTCCGTCGCGGCGAGCGCCCTGGACTTCGACACGGATCGAGCCCACCTCACGAACCTGATGCTCGGCGGAGGCTACGGCCGCCGCCTCCCGTTCTGTTTCGACTACGTCGACCTCGCCGCGCGCATCGCGAAGGCGATGTCGCCGGTTCCGGTCAAGCTGGTCTGGAGCCGCGAGAACGACATCCAGCACGACTACTACCGGCCGGCCGCGATGTGCCGCTACGCGGGTGCGCTCGATGCCGACGGCCGTCCGCTCGCCGTCGGGGCCCACTACGCGGGGGGCGGCGACCGCGAGTCCCTGTTCATGCCGTACGCCATCGCGGACCAGCGGTTCGACGCGAGGAATGTCGCACACCACATCCGCGAGGGCGCGTGGCGGTCGGTTCTCAACTCGCAGCACGGCTTCTTCAAGGAGTCGTTCATCGACGAGCTGGCCCACGCCGCAGGCCGAGACCCCTACGCGTTCCGCCGCGACCTGATGGACGAGCACCCCCGTTTCCGCGCCGCGCTCGACCGGGCGGCGGAGATGGCCGGCTGGGGCGGCCCGCTTCCGGAGGGTGAAGGCCGGGGCATCGCCATCGCGGAGAGCTTCGGCTCCATCGTCGCCCAGGTGGCCCACGTGGCGGTCTCACCGGCAGGCAGGCTCCGCGTCCGCAACGTCCATGCCGCCGTCGACTGCGGCGACGTGGTCAACACCGACGGCGCCGCGGCCCAGATCGAGGGCGGCGTCGTCTTCGGTCTCTCCGCCGCCATGGTCGGCGAGATCACGATCGAGGGCGGCCGCGTCGTCGAGAGCAACTTCGGCGACCATCGGATGATCCGCATGGTGGACGCCCCCGACGTCCAGGTGGCATTCATCCGCTCGGGCGAGCGCCTCGGCGGCCTCGGCGAGCCGGGCGTGCCGCCGGTGGCGCCGGCCGTCACCAACGCCATCTTCGCCGCTACGGGGATCCGGGTCCGGAATCTGCCGATCAAGAATCGGGACCTGTCGCGGACCGGGGAGTCTGCGCCGTAG
- a CDS encoding Uma2 family endonuclease yields the protein MNRMSPTGSHPPASCSARTQVPDSNSAMHKAGNLPVLTMFLPGAAHRRLPPGPRDDARWNPAMIAANFAFLAMILQREIAVPATRTPSRVRSPGYSSGTSFAFVAGATMAPMQDVQPRVGYADLERMPDDGRRYEIHGGELVVLPSPLPRHQLIVRILDDYIARRGGLVLTAPLDIVLDEFDVVQPDVLFFRAERRRLVQPDAVTRHAPDIVVEVLSPSSTSTDRGRKRWLFARYGVPEYWIVDPVARQIEVHALEEGAYRETQVASGDETVQSVLLPDLTFDAARVFESP from the coding sequence ATGAACCGGATGTCGCCCACCGGCTCGCATCCGCCTGCCTCCTGTTCGGCGAGAACCCAGGTTCCCGACAGCAACAGCGCCATGCACAAGGCCGGCAACTTGCCTGTTCTCACGATGTTCCTCCCCGGAGCCGCACACCGTCGGCTCCCGCCCGGGCCACGCGACGACGCCCGTTGGAATCCCGCAATGATCGCAGCGAACTTCGCATTCCTCGCGATGATACTTCAGCGCGAGATCGCAGTTCCCGCCACCCGCACGCCGTCCAGGGTCCGGTCCCCGGGGTACTCGAGCGGCACGAGTTTCGCATTCGTTGCGGGTGCTACCATGGCGCCCATGCAGGACGTGCAACCGCGTGTCGGCTACGCCGACCTGGAGCGCATGCCGGATGACGGGCGCCGCTACGAGATCCACGGAGGAGAGCTCGTCGTGCTTCCATCGCCGCTCCCTCGTCACCAGTTGATCGTCCGGATTCTGGACGACTACATCGCGAGACGCGGCGGTCTGGTGCTGACCGCGCCGCTCGACATCGTGTTGGACGAGTTCGATGTCGTCCAGCCTGACGTGCTGTTCTTCCGCGCCGAGCGCCGCCGCCTGGTGCAACCCGATGCCGTGACCCGGCATGCGCCGGACATCGTGGTGGAGGTGCTGTCGCCTTCCTCGACCTCGACGGACCGGGGCCGGAAGCGGTGGCTGTTCGCACGCTACGGGGTGCCCGAATACTGGATTGTCGATCCCGTCGCCCGACAGATCGAGGTGCATGCGCTCGAAGAGGGCGCCTACCGGGAAACGCAGGTTGCTTCCGGTGACGAGACCGTGCAGTCGGTCCTCCTGCCGGACCTGACGTTCGACGCCGCGCGCGTCTTCGAGTCTCCGTAG
- a CDS encoding PQQ-dependent dehydrogenase, methanol/ethanol family: MKRSVFVVAALFVSASISTAQEPSAGDGVPQFAPVTWERLVNAADEPHNWLMYNGTLDSKRFSLLDRIDRTNVAELELKWAYNIRQLDRTETTPLVVDGVMFITESPSNVTAVDATTGRPFWRYEHPLPDDLRICCGRNNRGVAILGETLYMSTLDAHLVAIDARTGNLVWDAEVADYRGGYSKTAAPLVVKDRVVTGIAGGEFGIRGFLDSYDAETGELEWRTYTIPGPDHPDNETWLGDSWRTGGSPTWITGSYDPDLNLVYWGTGNPGPDYGSEMRLGDNLYSDSVLALDGDTGEMRWYFQFTPHDVHDWDAIQIPVLADIEMPDGPRRAMLWANRNGFYYTLDRETGEFLLGKPFALLTWAEGLDENGRPIRVPGLFPSPEGTVVAPTAGGATNWWSPAFNPRTGLLYVNSFDGEGEFFLRDEEYVEGERYTGGGVQSPQPMDNYRSAIRAIEPTTGDIRWEFEMKPRARSGVLATAGELVFSATVDGYFFALDADTGEELWHIPLGGPVNANPMTYAVDGQQYVTMSVGNTVYTFGLDD; this comes from the coding sequence ATGAAGCGGTCTGTCTTCGTCGTCGCCGCCCTGTTCGTATCCGCTTCGATCTCGACCGCGCAGGAGCCGTCCGCCGGGGACGGCGTGCCGCAGTTCGCGCCGGTCACCTGGGAGCGCCTCGTCAACGCCGCCGACGAGCCGCACAACTGGCTGATGTACAACGGCACGCTCGACAGCAAGCGCTTTTCGCTTCTCGACCGGATCGACCGGACGAACGTCGCCGAGCTGGAGCTGAAGTGGGCCTACAACATCCGCCAGCTCGACCGGACGGAGACGACGCCGCTGGTGGTCGACGGCGTGATGTTCATCACCGAGTCGCCGAGCAACGTGACCGCTGTGGATGCAACCACGGGGCGGCCCTTCTGGCGCTACGAGCATCCACTGCCCGACGACCTCCGCATCTGCTGCGGGCGCAACAACCGCGGCGTCGCCATCCTGGGCGAAACGCTCTACATGAGCACGCTCGACGCGCACCTGGTCGCCATCGACGCGCGCACCGGCAACCTGGTGTGGGATGCCGAGGTGGCGGACTACCGGGGCGGCTACAGCAAGACCGCGGCGCCGCTCGTCGTCAAGGACCGGGTGGTGACCGGCATCGCCGGCGGGGAATTCGGCATACGGGGGTTCCTGGACTCGTACGACGCCGAGACCGGCGAGCTCGAATGGCGGACGTACACGATCCCGGGGCCGGACCATCCCGACAACGAGACCTGGTTGGGCGATTCGTGGCGCACGGGCGGCTCGCCGACCTGGATCACCGGTTCGTACGATCCGGATCTGAACCTGGTCTACTGGGGCACCGGCAACCCCGGCCCCGACTACGGCAGCGAGATGCGGCTGGGCGACAACCTGTACTCCGACTCGGTGCTCGCGCTCGACGGGGACACGGGCGAGATGCGCTGGTACTTCCAGTTCACGCCGCACGACGTCCACGACTGGGACGCCATCCAGATCCCGGTGCTCGCCGACATCGAGATGCCGGACGGGCCGCGGCGGGCCATGCTCTGGGCCAACCGCAACGGCTTCTACTACACGCTCGACCGCGAGACCGGCGAGTTTCTGCTCGGCAAGCCGTTCGCCCTGCTGACCTGGGCCGAGGGGCTCGACGAGAACGGCCGTCCGATCCGGGTGCCCGGCCTGTTCCCCTCGCCCGAAGGGACGGTGGTGGCGCCGACCGCGGGCGGCGCCACCAACTGGTGGTCGCCGGCGTTCAACCCGCGCACCGGGCTTCTCTACGTCAACTCGTTCGACGGCGAGGGCGAGTTCTTCCTGCGCGACGAGGAGTACGTCGAGGGCGAGCGCTACACCGGCGGGGGCGTGCAGTCGCCGCAGCCGATGGACAACTACCGGAGCGCCATCCGGGCGATCGAGCCGACCACCGGCGACATCCGCTGGGAGTTCGAGATGAAGCCGCGGGCCCGCTCCGGCGTGCTGGCCACGGCGGGCGAGCTCGTCTTCAGCGCGACCGTCGACGGCTACTTCTTCGCGCTCGACGCCGATACCGGCGAGGAGCTCTGGCACATCCCGCTCGGCGGCCCGGTCAACGCGAACCCGATGACCTACGCCGTCGACGGGCAGCAGTACGTGACGATGTCGGTGGGGAACACGGTCTACACGTTCGGCCTGGACGACTAG
- a CDS encoding beta-lactamase family protein, whose protein sequence is MKASVQRCSILGVVVLAAATVGLHGASADLPVMDGVPTAEPEAVGMSSGRLERLDRVMRAYIDREEVAGVVTLVARRGKVVNFSAQGHRDVEGGKAMTHDTIFRMASMTKPIASVALMMLYEEGRFQLRDPISKWLPEFADMQVAIPAPEQERLTGRYKLVPAARPITVQHVLTHTAGLANTYRGLTQPEFQAMNAERKPHDTVGDMVERLAKLPLNFHPGDRWEYGRATDVVGRLVEVMSGKTLDAFFRERIFGPLDMPDTHFYLPKSKLDRFAALYGPNDDGKRVLTEAPTADSRFVREPHVYFSGAGGLVSTARDYFRFHQMMLNGGELDGVRILSRKTIELMTANHTGDFGIWLAGPGYGFGLGYAVVTDLGPSATPRSEGSYYWGGAFGTIFWVDPSEELIGIMLTQMRPYTHLRIRDDLATMTYQAIVD, encoded by the coding sequence ATGAAGGCGTCAGTGCAGCGGTGTTCGATTCTCGGTGTGGTCGTCCTGGCGGCGGCCACCGTCGGCCTGCACGGCGCGTCGGCCGACCTGCCGGTGATGGACGGCGTGCCGACGGCCGAGCCCGAAGCGGTCGGCATGTCTTCCGGGCGCCTCGAGCGGCTCGATCGGGTGATGCGGGCCTACATCGACCGCGAGGAGGTGGCGGGCGTCGTCACCCTCGTCGCCCGGCGCGGCAAGGTGGTCAACTTCTCGGCGCAGGGCCATCGCGATGTCGAAGGCGGCAAGGCGATGACCCACGACACCATCTTCCGCATGGCGTCGATGACCAAGCCGATCGCCTCGGTGGCGCTGATGATGCTCTACGAGGAGGGGCGCTTCCAGCTCCGCGACCCCATCTCGAAGTGGCTGCCGGAGTTCGCGGACATGCAGGTGGCGATCCCCGCACCCGAGCAGGAGCGACTCACCGGGCGCTACAAGCTCGTTCCCGCCGCGCGGCCCATCACCGTGCAGCACGTGCTGACCCACACCGCGGGGCTGGCCAACACCTACCGCGGTCTGACCCAGCCCGAGTTCCAGGCGATGAACGCCGAGCGCAAGCCGCACGACACGGTGGGCGACATGGTGGAGCGGCTGGCGAAGCTGCCCCTCAACTTCCACCCGGGCGACCGCTGGGAGTACGGCCGGGCCACCGACGTGGTGGGGCGGCTGGTCGAGGTGATGTCGGGCAAGACACTGGATGCGTTCTTCCGCGAACGCATCTTCGGGCCGCTCGACATGCCGGACACGCACTTCTACCTGCCGAAGTCGAAGCTCGACCGGTTCGCCGCGCTCTACGGGCCGAACGACGACGGGAAGCGCGTTCTGACCGAGGCGCCGACCGCCGACAGCCGGTTCGTCCGCGAGCCGCACGTCTACTTCAGCGGCGCCGGCGGCCTGGTATCGACCGCGCGCGACTATTTCCGCTTCCACCAGATGATGCTGAACGGCGGCGAGCTCGACGGCGTGCGGATCCTGAGCCGCAAGACCATCGAGCTGATGACCGCCAACCACACCGGCGATTTCGGCATCTGGCTCGCCGGCCCCGGCTACGGCTTCGGTCTCGGCTACGCCGTCGTCACGGACCTCGGGCCGTCGGCGACACCGCGCTCGGAGGGCTCCTACTACTGGGGCGGCGCCTTCGGCACCATCTTCTGGGTGGACCCGTCGGAGGAGCTGATTGGCATCATGCTGACGCAGATGCGGCCGTACACGCACCTGCGCATCCGCGACGACTTGGCGACGATGACCTACCAGGCAATCGTCGATTGA
- a CDS encoding ATP-binding protein: MAPVRSDALGLPRRLDLTGDLRTRSVFLFGPRQTGKTTWLRQCFPDAPGFNLLHGEVFLRLSRDPGRLRAELTASDPRTGPVIIDEVQKLPSLLDDVHELMESRGLRFVMAASSPVKLRRGGVNLLGGRARTRALFPFVSAEVPDWDLMRAINIGGIPSIYLSPDPVEDLRAYCGSYLQIEIQAEGLVRGIEPFSRFLTAAAACRGLPIVFERLASDAAVPARTVREYFQVLEDTLLATLLRPFRPGGARRKPVSHAKLYFFDVGVANVLADVTHIAAGSPTFGPALEQLVFCELRAWLAYARDPRPLAFWRTADGSEVDFVVGDSAAIEVKATGAVTKRDLTGLRRLAEETPLKHRIVVCRESAARVIDGIRILPVMDFLRALWDGELLAD; encoded by the coding sequence ATGGCTCCCGTGCGTAGCGACGCCCTCGGGCTGCCGCGTCGTCTCGATCTGACTGGGGATCTTCGGACCCGTTCGGTGTTCCTGTTCGGACCCCGTCAGACCGGCAAGACCACGTGGCTCCGGCAGTGCTTCCCGGATGCGCCAGGGTTCAACCTGCTCCACGGCGAAGTGTTCCTGCGACTCTCACGCGACCCCGGCAGGCTCCGCGCCGAGTTGACCGCGAGCGATCCTCGAACGGGTCCGGTGATCATCGACGAGGTCCAGAAGCTCCCGAGCCTGCTCGACGATGTCCACGAGTTGATGGAGAGCCGCGGACTGCGGTTCGTAATGGCCGCGAGCAGCCCCGTCAAGCTGCGCCGCGGCGGCGTAAACCTGCTGGGGGGACGGGCGCGCACGCGCGCGCTCTTCCCCTTCGTCTCCGCGGAGGTGCCGGACTGGGACCTGATGCGGGCGATCAACATCGGCGGCATACCATCGATCTACCTCTCGCCCGATCCCGTCGAGGACCTTCGCGCCTACTGCGGGAGCTACCTGCAGATCGAGATCCAGGCGGAGGGATTGGTGCGCGGCATCGAGCCGTTCTCCCGCTTCCTGACGGCCGCGGCGGCCTGCCGCGGCCTGCCGATCGTGTTCGAACGTCTGGCCTCCGACGCGGCGGTGCCGGCCCGTACCGTCCGCGAATATTTCCAGGTTCTGGAGGACACGCTCCTGGCCACGCTGCTCCGGCCCTTCAGACCCGGCGGCGCCCGCCGCAAACCGGTGTCCCACGCCAAGCTGTACTTCTTCGATGTCGGCGTTGCCAACGTGCTGGCGGACGTCACGCATATCGCAGCCGGCAGCCCGACGTTCGGCCCGGCACTGGAGCAACTCGTCTTCTGCGAGCTGCGGGCGTGGCTGGCCTACGCTCGCGACCCACGGCCGCTCGCCTTCTGGCGTACCGCGGACGGGTCGGAGGTCGATTTCGTCGTCGGCGATTCGGCCGCGATCGAGGTCAAGGCGACCGGCGCCGTCACGAAACGGGACCTGACCGGCCTGCGGCGCCTCGCGGAAGAAACGCCGCTGAAGCACCGGATCGTCGTCTGCCGCGAGTCCGCCGCCCGCGTGATCGACGGCATCCGCATTCTGCCGGTGATGGACTTCCTGCGCGCGCTCTGGGACGGCGAGCTGCTCGCGGATTGA